TCTTCTTTTTGTGTATCTTGGCATACCTATAGGGGCTATTAATGCAACAAAATGGTGAGCTGTGGACCAAAGTTTTGAATTCCAAATATGGTGGATGGAGGAACCTTGAAGAAACAGGAAATTcagcaaaacaatgtgtttgGTGGAGGGATGTAAAACAAGCTTTCAATCAATCTCAACAGGGACTggttattcaaaataacatgAGGTGGAAGGTGGGGGATGGAGAGAAAGTTAGATTCTGGACAGATAAGTGGATTAATCAAGAGGAGTCGCTAGCAGAAAGGTACCCCAGGCTGTTTATTATATCCTCACAGCAGAATCACACCATTAGGCAGATGGGAACTCAAAATGACACGGGCTGGGAATGGAATTTTTCATGGAGAAGACTGCTTTTTGACAATGAAATTGATACTGCCATCAGTTTCCTTAGGGAGGTACAAGGACAAAGCATACAACAACATCAAATTGACATTTGGGAGTGGATAGGAGATTCATCAGGGATTTACACAACTCGCAACGCCTACAATCTGATATGGGAGGAAATTGCTGGTGGCCAGAAGGAGGATTGGAGTATGGAACTATGGAAGACAAAGATACCAAGCAAAATTGCGATATTCGCTTGGAGATTATGCAGGGGCAGACTGCCCACAAAGGAGAATCTAGGAAAAAGGAACATACAGATCAACAATATGCTTTGCCCTTTCTGTAGTGGAGCTATGGAAGATGAATCTCACCTATTTATTCATTGCATCAAAATCCAACCAATTTGGTAGGAATCGATGTCATGGATGAATATCAAAGGCGCTTTCCCCTTCGGCCCGAAACAACACTTCATGCAACACATTTCTATCCACATCGAAGGATTAAGGGCTAAGCGATGGAGGTATTGGTGGCTGGCAGTAACATGGTCTATATGGAAGCTCAGAAACAGAATTTTGTTTGCAAATGCAGAATTTGATACTAAT
The genomic region above belongs to Glycine max cultivar Williams 82 chromosome 14, Glycine_max_v4.0, whole genome shotgun sequence and contains:
- the LOC102668808 gene encoding uncharacterized protein: MRWKVGDGEKVRFWTDKWINQEESLAERYPRLFIISSQQNHTIRQMGTQNDTGWEWNFSWRRLLFDNEIDTAISFLREVQGQSIQQHQIDIWEWIGDSSGIYTTRNAYNLIWEEIAGGQKEDWSMELWKTKIPSKIAIFAWRLCRGRLPTKENLGKRNIQINNMLCPFCSGAMEDESHLFIHCIKIQPIW